A genomic window from Leptospira fletcheri includes:
- a CDS encoding 1,2-dihydroxy-3-keto-5-methylthiopentene dioxygenase: MATIIQKPGLPEIKEKQEVQSFLKKRGIEYDHWIVPNSSANLTDREVLSEDDKETLLKNLDNRFETLKQEEGYQSRDLIVLHPNVPGLAEMLAKFDKVHYHTDAEVRYIVDGSGVFGFALPGEKFLVKVEKNDFISVPKNTNHWFTLDEKKRIKAVRYFQDMSGWVPNYVEETTALV; encoded by the coding sequence ATGGCAACCATCATCCAAAAACCCGGATTACCGGAAATCAAAGAGAAGCAGGAAGTGCAGTCCTTCCTGAAAAAACGCGGAATCGAGTACGACCATTGGATCGTTCCGAATTCTTCCGCTAACTTGACCGATAGAGAAGTGCTTTCCGAAGACGATAAAGAGACCCTCCTGAAAAATCTGGACAATCGCTTCGAGACTTTGAAGCAGGAAGAAGGATACCAGTCCAGGGATCTAATCGTGTTGCACCCGAACGTTCCCGGCCTTGCCGAAATGTTAGCGAAGTTCGATAAAGTGCACTACCACACGGATGCTGAAGTAAGATACATCGTGGACGGATCCGGAGTCTTCGGATTCGCTTTGCCGGGAGAGAAATTCCTGGTCAAAGTGGAGAAGAACGATTTCATCTCCGTTCCGAAAAACACCAATCATTGGTTCACTCTGGACGAGAAGAAAAGAATCAAAGCGGTTCGGTATTTCCAAGACATGAGCGGTTGGGTTCCCAACTACGTGGAAGAAACGACGGCTCTCGTCTAA
- the mtnB gene encoding methylthioribulose 1-phosphate dehydratase: protein MSRSKELSRLVKSGVLYHSKGWMPGTAGNLSLRDPKDGNLFWVSGSGLDKNRLDKKDFLPVRLETGSVPENWKGREGLKPSAETSIHRAVYKAFPEMGCSLHVHTPESNLIRTGVNRERPVMEWNLPSLEIIKAFGIWDENPQVSAPVIYNFPVVQEISDVLQKYLEEKKPRVPMCVIENHGITVWGKDLTQANRHLEAADFILKVWLLSR from the coding sequence ATGTCCCGTTCCAAAGAACTCTCCCGACTGGTCAAATCGGGAGTTCTGTACCATTCCAAAGGCTGGATGCCGGGGACGGCAGGAAATCTTTCCCTTCGCGATCCTAAGGACGGAAACCTATTTTGGGTGAGCGGAAGCGGTCTGGACAAGAACCGCCTCGACAAAAAGGATTTTTTGCCGGTTCGATTGGAAACCGGATCCGTGCCGGAGAACTGGAAAGGGAGAGAAGGACTCAAACCCTCGGCGGAGACTTCCATCCATCGTGCCGTTTATAAAGCCTTTCCGGAAATGGGATGTTCCCTCCATGTTCACACTCCCGAATCCAATCTGATCCGGACGGGTGTGAACCGGGAAAGGCCGGTGATGGAATGGAATCTGCCTTCCCTGGAAATCATCAAGGCCTTCGGAATCTGGGACGAGAATCCTCAGGTTTCCGCACCCGTGATTTATAATTTTCCGGTGGTCCAGGAGATTTCGGACGTTCTGCAGAAGTACTTGGAGGAAAAGAAACCCAGGGTACCGATGTGCGTCATAGAGAATCATGGAATCACTGTCTGGGGAAAAGACCTGACCCAGGCAAATCGTCATCTGGAAGCGGCGGATTTCATCCTGAAGGTCTGGCTCCTTTCCCGCTAA